One segment of Streptomyces bathyalis DNA contains the following:
- a CDS encoding FAD-dependent oxidoreductase — protein sequence MTWPVIFVVDHDPSSLRVLLADLTRRFGRAFTVRGAGSVDAALVAVGDLAQSGESLALLLVDDESIDVLTRAHKLYPRAKRVLLVDRDYSSTSPAVQAIALDRADYHIVRPWVDDEMLYRAMSEFLSSWTRDQEPVFELFRVVAAKDDSSVQQVCEVMARFNLPFAIYPAEEEAGQRLMREAGIDASNLPAVVRYDSQAFIHPQLPDLARALGVNVTNDMDVCDVAIVGAGPAGLTAAVYAASEGLDTVLLEQAMSGGQAGTSPMIRNYPGFPHGIAGDDLMAQTCEQAWLMGTHIVFAQQAVALERRGDRRIVHMLDGSEINARTVLIATGVDWRRLGVPALEALVGSGVFYGTVVGESRSMRDQDVFIVGAGNSAAQAAVHLAKHARTVTLVVRGDSLAKSASAYVVGAVEATPNIIVRHGTEVVGGGGNGRLEHVTLLDREADTVERVPATGLFIMIGGEPHTQWLQGSIERDEQGYLVTGHEVREDSSAGWTLHRDPMVLETSMPGVFAAGDTRNGSIKRVASAVGEGSTAVRLMHEYLAG from the coding sequence GTGACGTGGCCAGTCATCTTCGTCGTGGATCACGACCCGAGCTCACTCCGTGTTCTGCTGGCCGACCTCACGCGACGGTTCGGCAGAGCGTTCACGGTGCGGGGCGCGGGCTCGGTGGATGCTGCGCTCGTCGCCGTGGGGGACCTGGCACAGTCCGGCGAATCCCTCGCACTGCTGCTCGTGGACGACGAGTCGATCGACGTACTCACACGGGCACACAAGCTGTATCCGCGCGCCAAGCGTGTGCTGCTCGTGGACCGCGACTACTCGTCGACCAGTCCGGCCGTCCAGGCGATCGCGCTCGACCGCGCCGACTACCACATCGTGCGGCCGTGGGTGGACGACGAAATGCTCTACCGCGCGATGAGCGAGTTCCTGTCCTCGTGGACGCGGGACCAGGAACCCGTCTTCGAGCTGTTCCGGGTCGTCGCGGCGAAGGACGACAGCAGTGTGCAGCAGGTGTGCGAGGTGATGGCCCGCTTCAACCTGCCGTTCGCGATCTATCCGGCCGAAGAGGAGGCCGGACAGCGCCTGATGAGGGAAGCCGGCATCGACGCGTCGAACCTGCCTGCGGTGGTCCGGTACGACAGTCAGGCCTTCATCCACCCCCAACTTCCCGATCTGGCGCGCGCGCTCGGGGTCAACGTCACCAACGACATGGACGTCTGCGACGTCGCCATCGTCGGCGCGGGGCCCGCCGGACTGACGGCGGCCGTCTATGCGGCGTCCGAAGGACTCGACACCGTGCTCCTGGAGCAGGCCATGTCCGGCGGACAGGCCGGGACGAGCCCGATGATCAGGAACTACCCGGGGTTCCCCCACGGCATCGCCGGAGACGATCTCATGGCTCAGACCTGCGAGCAGGCGTGGCTGATGGGGACTCACATCGTCTTCGCGCAGCAGGCGGTCGCGCTCGAACGCCGCGGCGACCGGCGAATTGTGCACATGCTCGACGGCTCCGAGATCAACGCACGCACGGTGCTGATCGCCACCGGGGTCGACTGGCGGCGTCTGGGTGTCCCCGCTCTGGAAGCCCTGGTCGGCTCGGGCGTGTTCTACGGCACGGTCGTCGGCGAGAGCCGTTCCATGAGGGACCAGGACGTCTTCATCGTCGGTGCCGGCAATTCCGCGGCCCAGGCCGCGGTGCACCTGGCCAAGCACGCTCGCACGGTCACCTTGGTGGTACGGGGTGACAGCCTGGCGAAATCCGCATCCGCATACGTGGTGGGCGCCGTCGAGGCGACGCCGAACATCATCGTCCGCCACGGCACCGAGGTCGTCGGCGGCGGCGGCAACGGGCGCCTGGAACACGTGACGCTCCTGGACCGTGAGGCGGACACCGTCGAGCGGGTCCCGGCAACCGGGCTGTTCATCATGATCGGCGGTGAACCGCACACGCAGTGGCTGCAGGGCAGCATCGAACGCGACGAGCAGGGCTATCTGGTGACCGGCCACGAAGTCCGTGAGGACTCCTCCGCGGGCTGGACCCTGCACCGGGACCCCATGGTGCTGGAGACGAGCATGCCCGGTGTGTTCGCGGCCGGGGACACACGGAACGGGTCCATCAAGCGCGTCGCCTCGGCGGTGGGTGAGGGGTCCACGGCCGTGCGCCTGATGCACGAGTACCTGGCCGGCTGA
- the paaZ gene encoding phenylacetic acid degradation bifunctional protein PaaZ, with amino-acid sequence MARTLHSWTRGAWWAPEGRGLEVTDAVTGEPVAAVSSNGLDTAATVAYAREVGGPALRQSGFAERAALVKQLALALKERRQELIELSARTGATAADASVDVDGGIGTALVFAGKGAKQLPDGNVLAEDDAEPLGKGGTFAGRHLLTPRRGVVVEINAFNFPVWGMLEKLAPALIAGVPTIVKPATQTAYVTEHAVRILDETGLLPDGALQLVCGGIGDLLDHLGGQDLVSFTGSAGTAAKLRGHEAVTALSVRFNAEADSLNGSVLGPDAVPGTPEFELFADALVHEMTCKAGQRCTAIRRALVPEELLDQVSDAVSDRLAKVVIGAPGAEGVTMGALVGQAQRGEVLAAVDRLKTAATVVTGGGPPAEVAGADSTTGAFMAPTLLRCDDPARPEPHTVEAFGPVSTLMGYRDPAHAVDLLARGEGSLVASVVSHDDETVREIVLGAAAHHGRILVLDRDDAGESTGHGTPMPQLVHGGPGRAGGGEEEGGLRAVAHHLQRTAVQAAPRVLDALAGTAS; translated from the coding sequence GTGGCACGAACACTGCACAGCTGGACCCGCGGAGCCTGGTGGGCCCCCGAGGGTCGTGGACTGGAGGTGACCGACGCTGTCACCGGCGAGCCGGTGGCCGCGGTCTCGAGCAACGGCCTCGACACCGCGGCCACCGTGGCGTACGCCCGCGAGGTCGGCGGCCCGGCGCTGAGGCAGAGCGGCTTCGCCGAACGGGCCGCGCTGGTCAAGCAGTTGGCGCTCGCGCTGAAGGAACGGCGCCAGGAACTGATCGAGCTGTCCGCGCGCACGGGCGCCACCGCCGCGGACGCCTCCGTCGACGTCGACGGAGGTATCGGCACCGCTCTGGTCTTCGCGGGCAAGGGAGCCAAGCAGCTGCCGGACGGAAACGTGCTCGCGGAGGACGACGCCGAACCCCTCGGCAAGGGCGGCACGTTCGCCGGACGGCACCTCCTGACCCCGCGGCGCGGCGTCGTGGTGGAGATCAACGCGTTCAACTTCCCCGTCTGGGGGATGCTGGAGAAGCTGGCGCCGGCGCTGATCGCCGGGGTGCCCACCATCGTCAAGCCGGCCACGCAGACCGCCTACGTCACCGAACACGCCGTCCGCATCCTCGACGAGACCGGCCTGCTGCCCGACGGTGCGCTGCAGCTCGTGTGCGGCGGGATCGGCGACCTGCTCGACCACCTCGGCGGGCAGGATCTGGTGTCCTTCACCGGCTCGGCCGGCACCGCCGCCAAGCTGCGCGGGCACGAGGCCGTGACCGCGCTCTCGGTGCGGTTCAACGCCGAGGCGGACTCGCTCAACGGATCCGTGCTCGGTCCGGACGCGGTCCCCGGCACCCCCGAGTTCGAGCTCTTCGCCGACGCCCTCGTCCACGAGATGACCTGCAAGGCGGGACAGAGGTGCACGGCGATCCGGCGGGCGCTGGTGCCCGAGGAGCTGTTGGACCAGGTCTCCGACGCGGTCTCCGACCGCCTCGCGAAGGTCGTCATCGGCGCACCCGGGGCGGAAGGCGTCACCATGGGCGCCCTCGTCGGGCAGGCCCAGCGCGGCGAAGTGCTCGCGGCCGTGGACCGGTTGAAGACGGCCGCCACGGTGGTCACCGGCGGCGGGCCGCCGGCCGAGGTCGCCGGCGCCGACTCCACGACGGGTGCGTTCATGGCGCCCACGCTGCTGCGCTGTGACGACCCGGCACGTCCGGAACCGCACACCGTCGAGGCGTTCGGCCCGGTGAGCACGCTCATGGGCTACCGCGATCCCGCGCACGCGGTGGACCTGCTGGCACGCGGAGAGGGCTCGCTCGTCGCCTCGGTCGTCTCCCACGACGACGAGACGGTGCGCGAGATCGTGCTCGGCGCCGCGGCGCACCACGGACGCATCCTCGTGCTCGACCGCGACGACGCCGGCGAGAGCACCGGCCACGGCACCCCGATGCCGCAGCTCGTGCACGGCGGGCCCGGCCGCGCGGGCGGCGGTGAGGAGGAAGGCGGCCTGCGTGCTGTCGCACATCACCTCCAGCGCACGGCAGTTCAGGCAGCACCGCGCGTCCTGGACGCTCTCGCGGGGACCGCATCCTGA
- a CDS encoding PaaX family transcriptional regulator: MAAAGSTAESPSRTGRAWPGSTSARSLLLTVLGEFVLPRHEPVWTGALLRALESLGIEEKAARQSLARSSTEGLLVSDRVGRRTRWSLTSNGEQLLEEGTERIYSFMRHTRRWDGRWLVLAVTVPETQRRLRHKLRTRLTWAGMGSPAHGLWVVPDAERADEVKAIVRELGIEHSTMSWTGPSAGIGDPQDVVAAAWPLDKIETAYGEFVEQFGSLEVSGQQEAFVAQVHLVHAWRRFPALDPALPAELLDHDWPGPDAATLFHRRHERWHRRAQAYWEHLCAGADDRT, from the coding sequence GTGGCCGCTGCCGGCAGCACCGCAGAGAGCCCATCGCGCACGGGGCGCGCCTGGCCCGGCTCCACGAGCGCGCGCTCCTTGCTGCTGACCGTGCTCGGAGAATTCGTGCTGCCCCGCCACGAGCCGGTGTGGACGGGCGCGCTGCTGCGGGCACTGGAGTCCCTCGGCATCGAGGAGAAGGCGGCACGGCAATCGCTGGCCCGCTCCTCCACCGAGGGGCTGCTGGTCTCGGACCGGGTCGGCCGGCGCACCCGCTGGAGCCTGACCTCGAACGGTGAACAGCTGCTGGAGGAAGGCACCGAGCGGATCTACTCGTTCATGCGGCACACCCGGCGCTGGGACGGCCGGTGGCTGGTGCTGGCGGTGACGGTGCCCGAGACGCAGCGACGACTGCGGCACAAGCTGCGCACCCGGCTCACCTGGGCCGGCATGGGGTCACCGGCGCACGGGCTGTGGGTGGTGCCCGACGCGGAGCGGGCGGACGAGGTCAAGGCCATCGTTCGGGAGCTCGGCATCGAGCACAGCACCATGTCCTGGACGGGCCCTTCGGCCGGGATCGGCGACCCACAGGACGTCGTGGCCGCCGCCTGGCCACTCGACAAGATCGAGACGGCGTACGGCGAATTCGTCGAGCAATTCGGCAGTCTGGAAGTGAGCGGCCAGCAGGAGGCGTTCGTCGCCCAGGTGCATCTGGTGCACGCCTGGCGGCGCTTCCCCGCGCTGGACCCGGCCCTTCCCGCGGAGCTGCTCGATCACGACTGGCCCGGCCCCGACGCCGCCACGCTCTTCCACCGCCGCCACGAGCGCTGGCACCGCCGCGCCCAGGCCTACTGGGAGCATCTGTGCGCCGGGGCCGACGACCGCACCTGA
- the boxB gene encoding benzoyl-CoA 2,3-epoxidase subunit BoxB, whose product MTTTDDRLGAAPEPTGPVSRIDYSERIPNNVDLAGDRKLQRALERWQPKFIDWWKSLGPQVPTKEVYLRTAVAIDRDGWAVYDFVPMEEYRWGIFLAETDPDREITFGQHKGEKAWTEVPGEYRAELQRLIVVQGDTEPASVEQQRQLGATAPSLYDMRNLFQINVEEGRHLWAMVYLLQAFFGREGREEAEELLRRNSGDYDNPRILGAFNEDTTDWLNFFMFTYFTDRDGKYQLGTLKESGFDPLARTCEFMLKEEAHHMFVGTTGIQRVVDRTAELMKEHGTDDILQHGGIPFAIIQKYLNQQFSVSMDLFGSELSSNAAAYYTAGLKGRWQERRRKDDHQLQDQTREMTKVENGELVTETVPLLNALNLDLRDEYVADCENGIRRWNQALEDAGLPHRLTLPHEGFNRQVGVYADSKVSPDGEVLTQEQWDAKVHEWLPSEQDMADVRSLMRPVYEPGEFAGWIAPPAQGINKLGVEFDYVRFWQEDN is encoded by the coding sequence ATGACGACGACGGATGACCGCCTGGGAGCCGCACCCGAGCCCACCGGCCCGGTGAGCAGGATCGACTACAGCGAGCGGATCCCCAACAACGTCGATCTGGCCGGCGACCGCAAGCTCCAGAGGGCGCTCGAGCGTTGGCAGCCGAAGTTCATCGACTGGTGGAAGAGCCTCGGCCCGCAGGTGCCGACCAAGGAGGTCTATCTGCGCACCGCCGTCGCCATCGACCGCGACGGGTGGGCGGTCTACGACTTCGTGCCGATGGAGGAGTACCGCTGGGGCATCTTTCTCGCCGAGACCGACCCGGACCGCGAGATCACCTTCGGTCAGCACAAGGGCGAGAAGGCCTGGACCGAGGTCCCCGGCGAGTACCGCGCGGAGCTGCAGCGGCTCATCGTCGTCCAGGGGGACACCGAGCCGGCCAGCGTGGAGCAGCAACGGCAGCTGGGGGCCACCGCGCCGAGCCTGTACGACATGCGCAACCTCTTCCAGATCAACGTGGAGGAGGGCCGTCACCTGTGGGCCATGGTCTACCTGCTGCAGGCGTTCTTCGGACGCGAGGGACGCGAGGAGGCGGAGGAGCTGCTCCGCCGCAACAGCGGGGACTACGACAACCCGCGCATCCTCGGCGCCTTCAACGAGGACACCACGGACTGGCTGAACTTCTTCATGTTCACCTACTTCACCGACCGCGACGGGAAGTACCAGCTCGGCACGTTGAAGGAGAGCGGCTTCGATCCGCTCGCCCGCACCTGCGAGTTCATGCTCAAGGAAGAGGCCCACCACATGTTCGTGGGCACCACCGGGATCCAGCGCGTCGTCGATCGGACCGCCGAGCTGATGAAGGAGCACGGCACCGACGACATCCTTCAGCACGGCGGGATCCCGTTCGCGATCATCCAGAAGTACCTGAACCAGCAGTTCTCCGTCTCCATGGACCTGTTCGGCTCCGAGCTCTCCTCGAACGCGGCGGCGTACTACACCGCCGGGCTGAAGGGCCGCTGGCAGGAGCGCCGGCGGAAGGACGACCACCAACTGCAGGACCAGACGCGTGAGATGACCAAGGTCGAGAACGGCGAACTGGTCACCGAGACCGTCCCGCTGCTCAACGCGCTCAACCTCGACCTGCGCGATGAGTACGTCGCCGACTGCGAGAACGGCATCCGACGCTGGAACCAGGCGCTGGAGGACGCCGGGCTGCCGCACCGCCTGACGCTCCCGCACGAGGGCTTCAACCGCCAGGTCGGTGTGTACGCCGACAGCAAGGTCAGCCCCGACGGCGAGGTGCTCACCCAGGAACAGTGGGACGCCAAGGTCCACGAGTGGCTGCCCTCGGAGCAGGACATGGCCGACGTGCGGTCGTTGATGCGGCCCGTGTACGAGCCGGGCGAGTTCGCCGGGTGGATCGCACCGCCCGCGCAGGGCATCAACAAGCTGGGCGTGGAGTTCGACTACGTGCGCTTCTGGCAGGAGGACAACTGA
- the boxC gene encoding 2,3-epoxybenzoyl-CoA dihydrolase encodes MTAAVEPSTQPPVTEAGAADVEAAPAPEAAPKVSFDTSPGRYRHWKLDVDGEIATLTLLVDQEGGIVPGYELKSNSYDLGVDIELYDAVQRLRFEHPRVKSVVITGGLERMFCAGANIKMLAQSTHAWKVNFCKFTNETRNGFEDATEHSGQTYIAAVNGTSAGGGYEIALACEQIVLVDDGSSAVALPEVPLLGVLPGTGGLTRVVDKRHVRKDRADIFATKSEGIKGNTAVEWKLVDAAVSRGRFDAEVKSRAEEAAKRSHRPSDAQGVQLTPLDRTETSDSISYPHVKAQLLRDQRRVEITVEAPAGEPPADAAAAREQGTDYWPLALARELDDLILRLRTNELELGTWVFRTAGDAGTVLAHDAQLDDLADDWFVNEVRHYLKRTFKRLDVTSRSLVALIEPGSCFAGTLLELALACDRQYMLAGVFEDVDPDAEPAALVVGRANQGAYPMGNGLSRLQSRFYAADEDLEAAIARTGTPLTADDAAELGLVTMALDDIDYEDELRIVLEERASLSPDALTGMEANHRFVGPETLETKIFGRLTAWQNWIFNRPNASGPEGALRRFGTGKRADFDVKRV; translated from the coding sequence ATGACCGCCGCGGTCGAACCCAGCACCCAGCCGCCCGTAACCGAAGCGGGCGCTGCGGACGTCGAGGCGGCTCCGGCCCCCGAGGCGGCACCCAAGGTCTCGTTCGACACCTCGCCCGGCCGGTACCGGCACTGGAAGCTCGACGTCGACGGCGAGATCGCGACGCTCACGCTGCTCGTGGACCAGGAGGGCGGGATCGTCCCGGGCTACGAGCTCAAGAGCAACTCCTACGACCTGGGCGTCGACATCGAGCTCTACGACGCCGTGCAGCGGCTGCGGTTCGAGCACCCGCGGGTCAAGTCCGTGGTGATCACGGGAGGCCTGGAGCGGATGTTCTGCGCGGGAGCGAACATCAAGATGCTCGCCCAGTCCACGCACGCCTGGAAGGTGAACTTCTGCAAGTTCACCAACGAGACCCGCAACGGGTTCGAGGACGCCACGGAGCACTCCGGGCAGACCTACATCGCCGCCGTCAACGGCACCTCCGCCGGCGGTGGTTACGAGATCGCCCTGGCCTGTGAGCAGATCGTGCTCGTCGACGACGGCTCGTCCGCGGTCGCGCTGCCGGAGGTGCCGCTGCTGGGCGTGCTGCCCGGAACCGGCGGCCTGACCCGCGTGGTCGACAAGCGGCACGTCCGCAAGGACCGGGCCGACATCTTCGCCACCAAGTCCGAAGGCATCAAGGGCAACACCGCCGTCGAGTGGAAGCTGGTCGACGCCGCCGTCTCCCGCGGCCGGTTCGACGCCGAGGTGAAGTCGCGGGCCGAGGAGGCCGCGAAGCGCTCACACCGCCCGTCGGACGCGCAGGGCGTCCAACTGACGCCGCTGGACCGCACGGAGACGAGCGACTCGATCAGCTACCCCCACGTCAAGGCGCAACTGCTGCGCGACCAGCGCCGAGTCGAGATCACGGTCGAGGCGCCCGCCGGTGAACCGCCGGCCGACGCCGCAGCAGCACGTGAACAGGGCACGGACTACTGGCCGCTCGCGCTCGCCCGCGAGCTCGACGACCTGATCCTGCGACTGCGCACCAACGAACTCGAGCTCGGTACCTGGGTGTTCCGCACGGCGGGCGATGCCGGCACGGTGCTCGCCCACGACGCACAGCTCGACGACCTCGCCGACGACTGGTTCGTCAACGAGGTGCGGCACTACCTCAAGCGCACGTTCAAGCGCCTCGACGTCACCAGCCGCAGCCTCGTCGCGCTGATCGAGCCGGGCAGCTGCTTCGCGGGGACGCTGCTGGAGCTCGCGCTGGCCTGCGACCGGCAGTACATGCTGGCCGGGGTCTTCGAGGATGTCGACCCCGACGCGGAGCCGGCGGCCCTCGTCGTCGGCCGGGCCAATCAGGGCGCCTACCCGATGGGCAACGGCCTGAGCCGGCTTCAGTCGCGCTTCTACGCGGCAGACGAGGACCTGGAGGCGGCAATCGCCCGCACCGGGACACCGCTCACCGCCGACGACGCGGCCGAACTCGGCCTCGTCACCATGGCACTCGACGACATCGACTACGAGGACGAGCTGCGCATCGTGCTCGAGGAGCGCGCCTCGCTCTCCCCGGACGCCCTGACCGGCATGGAGGCCAACCACCGCTTCGTGGGGCCCGAGACGCTGGAGACGAAGATCTTCGGCCGGCTGACCGCCTGGCAGAACTGGATCTTCAACCGTCCCAACGCCTCCGGACCGGAGGGCGCGTTGCGCCGCTTCGGTACCGGGAAGCGCGCCGACTTCGACGTCAAGCGGGTCTGA